A genomic window from Agrobacterium larrymoorei includes:
- a CDS encoding aldo/keto reductase, whose product MYDDIPMLTLPSGKEIPALGIGTWNMGESKAEEAQEVASIRKAVELGMTVVDTAEMYADGRSEAVVGKAIAGLRDDVFLVSKVYPFNASATGTIEACERSLKRLGVDHLDLYLLHWRGSHPLEETVAAFEKLKQAGKIRDWGVSNFDTDDMEELFDVESGRNCAVNQVLYNLSRRGVEYDLLPWCQGKGVPLMAYSPIEQGRILNNHELIRIAKAYQATPAQVALAFLLERDGVIAIPKSARPERVEENRGATDLDISDEDWAALDAAFPPPTKKMSLAML is encoded by the coding sequence ATGTATGACGATATCCCAATGCTGACACTCCCTTCAGGAAAGGAGATTCCCGCACTCGGCATCGGCACCTGGAACATGGGCGAGAGCAAAGCCGAAGAGGCACAGGAGGTAGCAAGCATCCGCAAAGCTGTCGAGCTTGGCATGACGGTTGTGGATACGGCAGAAATGTATGCCGACGGGCGATCGGAAGCCGTCGTTGGAAAAGCGATTGCGGGTCTGCGTGACGACGTATTTCTCGTCAGCAAGGTCTACCCCTTCAATGCCAGCGCGACGGGAACGATCGAGGCCTGCGAACGCAGTCTGAAGCGTCTTGGTGTCGACCATCTGGATCTTTATCTTCTCCATTGGCGCGGCTCCCACCCGCTGGAAGAGACGGTCGCAGCATTTGAAAAGCTGAAGCAAGCGGGCAAGATCAGGGATTGGGGCGTCTCGAACTTCGATACGGACGACATGGAGGAATTGTTTGACGTCGAGAGCGGCCGCAACTGCGCCGTCAACCAGGTCCTCTACAATTTATCCCGGCGCGGCGTGGAATATGATCTGCTGCCTTGGTGCCAAGGGAAGGGTGTGCCACTCATGGCATACTCACCGATAGAACAGGGGCGCATCCTCAACAATCATGAACTGATCCGGATCGCCAAGGCCTATCAGGCAACGCCAGCGCAGGTCGCGCTCGCCTTCCTGCTGGAACGCGACGGAGTCATTGCGATCCCCAAAAGCGCCAGGCCTGAAAGGGTTGAGGAAAATCGTGGCGCGACCGATCTCGATATCAGCGACGAGGATTGGGCTGCTCTGGATGCGGCCTTCCCGCCGCCGACAAAAAAGATGTCGCTAGCGATGTTGTGA
- the ilvN gene encoding acetolactate synthase small subunit has translation MNAHLQPTGSAYFIQTETAMVENHTLSVLVNNEPGVLARVIGLFSGRGYNIESLTVSETEHEAHLSRITIVTRGTPGVLEQIKAQLERIVPVHRVVDLTVRARQAGQDRPIEREVALIKVAGRGEDRAETLRLADAFHAKVVDATLDHFIFEITGKSSKIDQFVSIIKPLGLIEICRTGIAAMNRGPEGM, from the coding sequence ATGAATGCACACCTACAGCCCACCGGCTCAGCCTACTTCATCCAGACGGAAACGGCGATGGTGGAAAACCACACGCTTTCCGTTCTCGTCAACAACGAGCCCGGCGTTCTCGCCCGTGTTATCGGCCTGTTCTCCGGGCGCGGTTATAATATCGAAAGCCTGACGGTTTCCGAGACGGAGCATGAGGCGCATCTTTCGCGCATCACCATCGTGACACGCGGTACGCCTGGTGTGCTGGAACAGATCAAGGCGCAGCTGGAGCGGATCGTTCCTGTTCACCGCGTGGTGGATCTGACTGTGCGTGCCCGTCAAGCGGGGCAGGATCGCCCGATCGAGCGTGAAGTTGCGCTGATCAAGGTGGCAGGACGTGGCGAAGACCGTGCCGAGACCTTGCGTCTTGCTGACGCATTCCATGCCAAGGTGGTGGATGCGACGCTCGACCACTTCATCTTCGAGATCACCGGCAAGTCCTCCAAGATCGACCAGTTCGTTTCGATCATCAAGCCTCTTGGCCTGATCGAAATTTGCCGCACCGGCATTGCGGCAATGAACCGGGGCCCAGAGGGTATGTAA
- a CDS encoding ATP-binding protein produces the protein MLNQDLHTSAKAGDHDRRDGQTAGNRMLGRVVFCSGSTARISVTADSANPGFAQLWSVGRLISIDLGETRVVALTYAMNVDGPLWSEREANTILVDVELLGEIYSTPEGIEQFSSGITRYPYLGAIAHRIRASDLVRIYDNSARGSCIVGHLSQDQSVDAIINIPEMLSKHFVVVGSTGVGKTTAVTLLVNKAIEKDPKLRVLILDPHNEFAAAFPNTSVVIDTDTLDLPFWLMKLEEFTEVLFRGQKPPLDELDILRDLIPEAKRAFRGSEASTMRRASEKTSLTADTPVPYRIADLLALIDERIGRLEGRGEKPVLRSLKLRIMAAINDPRYYFMFSNSTISDTIMETVAHIFRVPGDGKPVSVFQLAGIPSEVVNSVASVLCRMAFELALWGQGAIHTLVVCEEAHRYVPADPELGFFPTRQAIARIAKEGRKYGVSLGIVTQRPGELDQTILSQCSTVFAMRLSNDNDQDIIRSAISNSSTSTTSFLSSLGNGEAIAFGEAINVPMRMRFNRLPPHMLPKANGIISHHHEDVPDNVDLRSIVKRMRAVSGPDISGFRQSYEATVAKDVGEMEMGGWTTYDSSKAFGGDSEPYRPDMLPRSNLTAVQRPEPQEPTPSAPDTTRPFFTNETRSSIRETLLKKPLGSLYKKD, from the coding sequence GTGCTTAACCAAGATCTGCACACATCAGCAAAAGCGGGCGATCATGATCGCCGCGACGGACAGACGGCGGGCAACCGCATGCTCGGACGCGTGGTTTTCTGCAGTGGCTCGACAGCCAGAATTTCCGTCACCGCCGACAGCGCCAATCCGGGCTTTGCGCAATTGTGGTCGGTTGGCCGCCTTATCTCCATCGATCTCGGCGAAACCCGTGTCGTGGCTCTCACCTACGCCATGAACGTCGACGGCCCGCTCTGGTCCGAGCGCGAAGCGAACACGATACTCGTCGATGTGGAACTGCTCGGCGAAATTTACTCGACCCCAGAAGGCATCGAACAATTTTCGAGTGGCATCACCCGCTACCCCTATCTTGGCGCCATCGCACACCGCATCCGCGCCAGCGACCTCGTGCGGATTTATGACAACAGCGCAAGAGGCAGTTGCATCGTCGGGCATCTGAGCCAGGACCAGAGCGTCGATGCAATCATCAACATTCCAGAAATGCTATCCAAGCACTTTGTCGTCGTCGGCTCCACAGGCGTGGGCAAAACGACGGCGGTGACCTTGCTTGTCAACAAGGCGATCGAGAAGGACCCAAAGCTCCGGGTACTGATCCTCGATCCACATAATGAATTTGCCGCAGCCTTTCCCAACACGTCCGTCGTTATCGACACCGATACGCTGGACCTGCCCTTCTGGCTGATGAAGCTCGAAGAATTCACCGAAGTACTCTTTCGCGGGCAAAAGCCACCCCTCGATGAGTTGGATATCCTGCGCGATCTCATTCCAGAGGCCAAACGCGCTTTCCGCGGATCGGAAGCTTCGACCATGCGCCGCGCCTCGGAAAAAACCTCGCTGACTGCCGACACGCCGGTCCCCTACCGTATTGCCGATCTTCTTGCGCTCATCGACGAGCGTATCGGACGGCTGGAGGGCCGCGGCGAAAAGCCGGTCTTGCGCTCCCTCAAGCTGCGCATCATGGCTGCGATCAACGATCCGCGCTACTACTTCATGTTCTCCAACAGCACCATCAGTGACACGATCATGGAGACGGTCGCGCATATCTTCCGCGTACCGGGAGATGGAAAGCCTGTTTCGGTTTTCCAACTGGCGGGCATTCCGTCGGAAGTGGTCAATTCCGTTGCCTCAGTTCTGTGCCGCATGGCCTTCGAACTGGCGCTTTGGGGCCAGGGAGCGATCCATACGTTGGTGGTCTGCGAAGAGGCACATCGCTATGTGCCGGCCGATCCGGAACTCGGCTTCTTTCCTACACGACAGGCGATTGCCCGCATTGCCAAGGAAGGCCGCAAATACGGCGTGTCGCTCGGCATCGTCACACAGCGCCCCGGTGAACTCGACCAGACGATCCTGTCGCAGTGCTCGACCGTCTTTGCCATGCGCCTTTCCAATGACAACGACCAGGACATCATTCGCTCGGCGATTTCCAACTCCTCGACTTCGACGACCAGCTTCCTGTCATCGCTTGGCAATGGCGAAGCGATTGCCTTCGGCGAGGCGATCAACGTGCCGATGCGCATGCGTTTCAACCGCCTGCCACCACACATGCTGCCAAAGGCAAATGGCATCATTAGCCACCACCATGAAGATGTCCCGGATAATGTGGACCTGCGCTCCATCGTCAAAAGGATGCGCGCGGTCTCAGGCCCAGATATTTCCGGCTTCCGACAAAGCTATGAGGCGACGGTCGCCAAGGATGTCGGCGAGATGGAGATGGGAGGCTGGACGACCTATGATTCGTCCAAAGCCTTTGGCGGGGACTCCGAACCCTACCGCCCCGACATGCTTCCGCGGAGCAACCTGACTGCCGTACAGAGGCCTGAACCACAGGAACCGACACCTTCAGCGCCCGACACCACTCGCCCATTCTTCACCAACGAGACGCGCTCCTCCATCCGGGAGACCTTGCTGAAGAAACCTTTGGGAAGCCTCTACAAGAAGGACTGA
- a CDS encoding methyl-accepting chemotaxis protein, giving the protein MSFLENAKIRTKILSLIVPVAMVGLTGLGLVSFNYKNADTVYSDLLARNGVGATELFRANTSLVAAGYDTTLALVLKEQSIDIGMVEATYKKDVVTLVQRLENAAKLMPELASKITPVKDRAITITKSMDQVWDAMRSGDYTRARERLAGISGDTEAWRTDIRAISEGNLTSVLQQSDDLSAQTNSTILTSLSVLGGLFAAAIAMSLWVSARGITGPIARLSARMVSLAGGETREEIDGVDRKDEVGQMAQAVSVFRENALERIRLEQEADANRSLSEKERIARDEQKAKEAEDTQFAVDHLADGLSRLSDGDVCYRISQPFVAHLDVVRENFNASAEKLQSALTRVAENARGIDAGANEIRSAADDLAKRTEQQAASVEETAAALEEITTTVKDSTRRAQEAGHLVAKARTGAEQSGEVVRKAVVAMERIEKSSGEISNIISVIDEIAFQTNLLALNAGVEAARAGEAGKGFAVVAQEVRELAQRSASAAKDIKGLISTSNTQVQEGVELVGETGRALETIVAEVQEINRHVMAIVEAAQEQSSGLQQINTAVNQMDQDTQKNAAMVEETTAASHGLAREASSLNQLLGQFKLSATFEAPIRAATPAERPAASPARALGRKLATAFNGNAAVKQDWQEF; this is encoded by the coding sequence ATGTCGTTTCTTGAAAATGCAAAAATCCGTACGAAAATTCTTTCATTGATCGTGCCCGTAGCCATGGTGGGTCTGACCGGTCTCGGCCTCGTGTCGTTCAACTACAAAAACGCCGATACGGTCTACTCCGATCTTCTTGCTCGAAACGGTGTGGGTGCAACCGAGTTGTTTCGCGCCAACACATCTCTCGTGGCTGCCGGCTATGACACAACGCTGGCTCTCGTTCTGAAGGAACAGTCAATCGATATTGGAATGGTGGAGGCGACCTATAAGAAGGATGTGGTCACACTCGTGCAGCGTCTGGAAAACGCCGCGAAGCTTATGCCGGAGCTGGCGTCCAAAATTACCCCGGTCAAGGATCGGGCCATCACCATCACCAAGTCGATGGATCAGGTTTGGGATGCGATGCGAAGTGGAGATTATACCAGGGCACGCGAAAGACTGGCCGGCATCAGTGGTGATACCGAAGCTTGGCGCACGGATATTCGGGCGATCAGTGAAGGCAATCTGACGTCTGTTCTGCAACAATCAGATGATCTCAGTGCGCAAACCAATTCGACCATTCTCACTTCGCTAAGCGTTCTGGGCGGACTTTTCGCGGCCGCGATTGCGATGTCCCTCTGGGTTTCTGCGCGTGGAATTACCGGCCCTATCGCCCGCCTTTCCGCCCGTATGGTGTCGCTTGCCGGTGGCGAAACGCGTGAAGAGATCGACGGCGTCGATCGCAAGGATGAGGTTGGGCAGATGGCACAGGCGGTCTCCGTCTTCCGCGAGAATGCGCTGGAGCGCATCCGTCTGGAACAGGAGGCTGACGCCAATCGCAGCCTGTCGGAAAAGGAGCGGATTGCCCGCGACGAACAGAAGGCCAAGGAAGCCGAGGACACGCAGTTTGCGGTCGACCATTTGGCAGACGGCCTGTCGCGTCTGTCGGATGGCGATGTGTGCTATCGCATCAGCCAGCCTTTCGTGGCCCATCTCGATGTCGTGCGTGAGAACTTCAACGCCTCTGCCGAGAAGCTCCAGTCGGCCCTGACCCGCGTGGCGGAGAACGCCCGTGGTATCGATGCTGGTGCGAATGAAATCCGTTCGGCCGCCGACGATCTTGCCAAGCGCACCGAACAGCAGGCAGCCTCCGTCGAGGAAACCGCTGCCGCGCTGGAAGAGATCACCACCACGGTGAAGGACTCCACCCGTCGTGCTCAGGAGGCGGGTCATCTGGTTGCCAAGGCGCGCACCGGTGCCGAACAGTCGGGTGAGGTCGTTCGCAAGGCCGTTGTCGCCATGGAGCGGATCGAGAAGTCGTCGGGCGAGATTTCCAACATCATCAGCGTGATTGATGAGATCGCCTTCCAGACCAACCTTCTGGCGCTGAATGCCGGTGTCGAAGCGGCACGTGCTGGTGAAGCAGGCAAGGGCTTTGCTGTCGTTGCGCAGGAAGTGCGTGAACTGGCGCAGCGTTCTGCCAGTGCGGCCAAGGACATCAAGGGCTTGATCTCCACCTCCAACACCCAGGTTCAGGAAGGCGTGGAGCTTGTCGGTGAAACCGGCCGTGCGCTTGAGACGATCGTGGCCGAAGTTCAGGAGATCAACCGTCACGTCATGGCGATCGTGGAAGCAGCACAGGAGCAGTCTTCCGGTCTGCAGCAGATCAACACGGCTGTGAACCAGATGGACCAGGACACGCAGAAGAATGCGGCGATGGTGGAAGAGACGACGGCTGCCAGCCATGGTCTTGCCCGCGAAGCCTCTTCGCTGAACCAGCTTCTCGGCCAGTTCAAGCTGTCTGCCACCTTCGAGGCCCCGATCCGTGCGGCAACTCCTGCGGAGCGTCCGGCAGCGTCACCAGCCCGTGCGCTTGGCCGCAAGCTCGCAACCGCCTTCAACGGCAACGCAGCGGTCAAGCAGGACTGGCAAGAGTTCTGA
- a CDS encoding acetolactate synthase 3 large subunit, which translates to MTDKDTTENSNRMTGAEIVLRALKDNGVEHIFGYPGGAVLPIYDEIFQQDEIQHILVRHEQGAGHAAEGYARSTGKVGVMLVTSGPGATNAVTPLQDALMDSIPLVCISGQVPTTLIGSDAFQECDTVGITRPCTKHNWLVKDVNELAGIIHEAFRIAQTGRPGPVVVDVPKDIQFATGTYTPPSAAIQQKSYKPKVQGDLNAIHAAIELMSKARRPVFYTGGGVVNSGPEATRLLRELVELTGFPITSTLMGLGAYPASGDKWLGMLGMHGSYEANMAMHDCDVMVCIGARFDDRITGRLNAFSPNSKKIHIDIDPSSINKNVRVDVPIIGDVGHVLEDMVRLWRALPAKPEKAQTQEWHSQIARWRARNSFAYRNSSDVIMPQYALERLSEATKAHDTYITTEVGQHQMWAAQFLGFEQPKRWMTSGGLGTMGYGFPAAIGVQVAHPDALVIDVAGDASIQMCIQEMSCAIQYNLPVKIFILNNQYMGMVRQWQQLLHGNRLSNSYTEAMPDFVKLAEAYGAVGMYCDDPKELDDKIAEMIAVKKPVIFDCRVANLANCFPMIPSGKAHNEMLLPDEATDEAVANAIDAKGRQLV; encoded by the coding sequence ATGACGGATAAGGACACTACGGAAAACAGCAATCGCATGACCGGCGCGGAAATCGTTCTGCGCGCGCTCAAGGACAATGGCGTCGAACACATTTTCGGCTATCCGGGCGGTGCGGTTCTCCCGATCTATGACGAGATTTTCCAGCAGGATGAAATCCAGCACATTCTGGTTCGTCACGAACAGGGTGCAGGCCATGCTGCGGAAGGTTACGCTCGCTCCACCGGCAAGGTCGGCGTCATGCTTGTTACGTCCGGTCCTGGCGCAACCAATGCCGTTACGCCATTGCAGGACGCGCTGATGGATAGCATTCCACTGGTCTGCATTTCTGGCCAGGTCCCCACCACGCTGATCGGCTCGGACGCTTTCCAGGAATGCGATACGGTCGGTATCACGCGCCCCTGCACCAAACACAACTGGCTGGTCAAGGACGTCAACGAGTTGGCGGGTATCATCCATGAGGCATTCCGGATTGCCCAGACAGGCCGCCCGGGCCCGGTCGTTGTCGACGTTCCCAAAGACATCCAGTTTGCGACCGGTACCTATACGCCGCCATCTGCCGCCATTCAGCAGAAGAGCTACAAGCCGAAGGTTCAGGGCGATTTGAATGCCATCCATGCGGCGATCGAGCTGATGTCGAAGGCGCGGCGACCTGTTTTCTACACCGGCGGCGGTGTCGTTAATTCGGGTCCGGAAGCCACTCGCCTGCTGCGCGAACTGGTTGAGCTGACCGGCTTCCCGATCACCTCCACATTGATGGGCCTGGGTGCTTATCCGGCTTCCGGCGACAAGTGGCTCGGCATGCTCGGCATGCACGGTTCTTATGAAGCCAACATGGCGATGCATGATTGTGACGTCATGGTCTGTATCGGCGCGCGTTTCGACGATCGCATCACCGGTCGCCTGAATGCCTTCTCGCCGAACTCCAAGAAGATTCACATCGATATCGATCCGTCCTCGATCAACAAGAACGTTCGCGTCGATGTTCCGATTATCGGCGATGTCGGCCATGTTTTGGAAGATATGGTTCGTCTGTGGCGGGCGCTGCCTGCCAAGCCCGAAAAGGCGCAGACGCAGGAGTGGCACAGCCAGATCGCGCGCTGGAGGGCACGCAACTCGTTTGCCTACAGGAATTCCAGCGATGTCATCATGCCGCAATATGCGCTGGAGCGTCTGTCGGAAGCCACCAAGGCCCACGATACCTACATCACCACCGAAGTCGGCCAGCACCAGATGTGGGCGGCACAGTTCCTCGGCTTCGAACAGCCGAAGCGCTGGATGACATCCGGTGGTCTTGGCACCATGGGTTATGGTTTCCCGGCTGCTATCGGTGTTCAGGTTGCTCACCCGGATGCACTGGTCATCGATGTTGCGGGTGATGCTTCTATCCAGATGTGCATTCAGGAAATGTCCTGCGCCATCCAGTATAATCTGCCGGTCAAGATCTTCATCTTGAACAACCAGTATATGGGCATGGTCCGCCAGTGGCAGCAGTTGCTGCACGGCAACCGTCTGTCCAACTCCTATACCGAAGCGATGCCGGATTTCGTCAAGCTGGCCGAAGCTTACGGCGCCGTTGGCATGTATTGCGACGATCCGAAGGAGCTGGATGACAAGATCGCAGAGATGATTGCGGTGAAGAAGCCGGTCATCTTCGATTGCCGCGTTGCCAATCTCGCCAATTGCTTCCCGATGATTCCGTCTGGTAAGGCACATAACGAGATGCTGCTGCCGGATGAAGCAACGGACGAAGCAGTCGCCAATGCCATCGATGCCAAGGGCCGCCAGCTCGTCTAA